Genomic DNA from Jejubacter calystegiae:
TAAACAAAAAAGGCGCCGTAATGGCGCCGCTTTTCACGAGATAATACTCAATTAGCAATGGGTATTCTGGAAGTTTTCCGCCAGTTGAAGACCCACATCACTCATTTCAAAAATGCCCATAAAACCGGCATTTTTATCGCCATCTTTAATATAGATGTTCTGATAGCTCAGACCGCGATCGCGCAACATCAGGCGGTCATTTTGCTGTAGCGGATAATTAATGGAGCGCAGCACAGAATAGTGGTGTCCTACGCTCACAACATAAAGGGGACAGCTCTCGACCGCCTTCACCACCGAAACGGTGTCAGTGGTCGCCCGGGCATACACCGCGGGCAATAACAGAATGACGGAAATAAAAGAAAACGTAACCAAAGCCCGTACGGACACATAGCGTGAGGAGGCTTTCATAACTCACCTGCCGATATTTATTGGGAAAGAAACAGACCAGAGATATTGAAAAACGGACAACAAGGATATCGCAGAGAATTATGATGGCGGCACGCTGGCCGCTCAACTGAATAGCAACTTTAGTCTGGCTAAAGTTAAATCTGATAATCCGGCGCGTAGTCGTCTACATTCAACGCCCGCGCTTTAATATCATCCAGCGACAGCGTGGGATTACACAGACCAATAAAGCGCCAGATATAGTTACGCTGTAGCTGACCGCGGCGTACCCCCAGCCATACCGTATTGGCGCCGAACAGATGGCGGATATCCCTCCGTACCAGCTGCTCCCCGACATCGTCGCTGTCAGCCAGTTCCGCCACCAGACCAACGCCAAGCCCCAGCGCGACATAGGTGTGAATAACATCAGAATCCTGAGCGCTCAGCACCACGTCCGGAGTCAGCCCCTGGCGAGCAAAAGCTTCGTCAATCCGCGAACGACCGGTCACCCCCTGACGGTAGGTAATCAGCGGCCAGCGAGCGATGGACTCCAGGGTAAGCGGCATCTCATGGCTCAGCGGATGTTCCCGTGGCAGCAGCAGGCTATGGTGCCAGCGCAGCCAGGGAAATGCCGTCAGATCCGGGTCGCGATTGAGACGCTCGCTGGCAATGCCGATATCCGCCGCGCCGCTGTGCAGCAGCCCTTCTATCTCCTCTGGCGCTCCCTGGATCAGCGCCAGCCGCACACCGGGATAAAACTCGCGAAACTGTTTGATGACCGCAGGCAGACTATAACGCGCCTGAGTGTGGGTGGTGGCGATGGTCAGCACCCCGCTGTCGTCATTGCTGAACAGTTCGGCCAGCCGCCTTACGTTGCTGGCCTCATTAAGGATGCGTTCAGCGCTCGCCAGTAGCGCCCGCCCCGGCTCGGTCATCCCTAACAGCCGCTTGCCGCGGCGGACAAACAGCTCCACTCCCAGCTCTTCTTCCAGCTCGCGTATATGGCGGCTGACCCCGGATTGTGAGGTATAGAGGTTACCGGCAACCTCGGTCAGATTGTAGTCCCGCCGCGCCGCTTCCCGAATAATCTTTAACTGCTGAAAATTCACGCTCTTTCCCCCATAACCGCGTTTTCAGCTATTGTTTAGCGCCGTTAACCAAACAACAAATAATAAAAAAACAATATTTATACCATAAAGAAATAACAAATAAGGTAATTCTTATAATCATCAATAATTTAGCAAATAATTATAATTAAGGACTTAAATCACGACATTTTTCGCCAAAAAATTACAACCCCATGGTGGGATAAACTGGAAGAATAAGTAAATCCTAATAAATTGGTTAAATTTGAGTTGATTATGTTATCACAGCAAGAAATCCAGGAATTCGATGCCTGGTGGGCCACCGAAGGAGAGTGGGTGGAAGAACCAAATCAGCGCCGTAACGGCATGAGCGGCGTGCAGCGCATCGAGCGCGACGGTAAGGCACTGTACGTTAAGCGTATGACGCGGCATCTGTTCCACTCACTGCGCTACCCGTTTGGCCGCCCCACTATCGTGCGCGAGATTCAGGTACTTAACGAACTGGCGTGCGCTGGTGTTAACGTCCCCAAAATCATTTATGGCAAAGCGCTAAAGCGCAACGGTGAGTGGCGGGCGCTACTGGTCACGGAAGAGATGGCAGGCTTTTGCAGCATCGATCGGTGGTACAGCCAGCATGCCAGTCTGCCTTTCGAAGACGAAACCCGCCAGGAGATGCTGCGCCAGATTGCGCTGGCGTTCCGCGGTATGCACAGCATCAACCGTCAGCACGGCTGCTGCTATGTGCGGCACATATTTGTGAAAACCAGCGGACAGATAGAGGCAGGATTTCTGGATCTGGAAAAAAGCCGCCGCCGCTGGGTGCGCAGTAAGGCCGTGAATCACGACTTCCGGCAGTTGGAAAAATACCTGTCTCCCATTCCAGTGCAAGACTGGCAGCAGGTTAAAGCATTTTATTACGCGCTGTAACGGGCTGGCGCGACCGTCGGTCCTGCGCGACGGTCGCACACTTTCCCTTAGCCCACCAGCATCAGCTCGCGACTTTCCAGCGGCGGCCGGGTGACTCGCGACATCAGGATCTCCTTCACCGCCTGGGCCTGAGGCGACAGCGGCAACCGCGCTGAAAGATTCAGCGATAGCGGCAGCGTCAGCGTCGGTGAAGTAATACGCGACATCCAGCCACCGGCGGCGCCCATCAGCAGACGCGCCGCCGATTCCGGCAATACCGTCACGCCCATACCGCTGGCAATGGCGGCCGTCAGGGTCGAAATGGACTCGATCTCGCCCGCAATCTTCGCCGTCAGACGGCGCAGAGAGAAGGCTTCATCCACCCGGCGCCTGACCGCACTGTAGTCGCGCGGCAGCAGCAGATTCATCTGCGCCACCTGGGTCAGATCCACGCTCGGGCCAGGGTTGCCCTGGGTGCCCACCACAAACAGCGACTCCTTGCGCAGCGGCTGGCTGATAATACCGGCCGTGGGCGCTCTGTCGTACAACACGGCCATATCAAGCTGGCCGTTCAGCAGTTTGTCATTCAGCTGTCCGCCGCTGTTTTCGTGCAGATAGATTTGCACGTCTGGCAGCTCCGCCCGCACCGTCTGCAACAGCGGCATGGTCACAGAGGAGGAGGCAGTGCCTGGCGCCAGACCAATAGATACCGGGCCGCTCAGCGACTGCCCCACATTATTGACGGCCAGCTGCGCCTGGTCGCACATCCGCAGAATGGTGCGGGCATGGGCATAGAGCAGCTTTCCCGCCTCGGTAGGGGTTACGCCGCGCCGGGTACGGATCAGGAGTTGCTGATCCATTTCGCCTTCAAGCGTAGCGACCTGCTGGCTCAGCGCTGGCTGGGCAATGTGCAGCACCTCGGCGGCCTGGGTCAGGCTACCGATATCGACGATTTTTACGAAGTACTTCAGTCGTCTGAGATTCATTTTGCCTCCTGAACGGGATACCAGTGCGAAAGGGTCTGGCTCTGTACAAGGCATTGCAAGAAGGTTGCCAGATTACAGCCATCGCCAGAAATTCAGGCTAACCTTATGGATAATAAGCAAATCTGATTATCCGGCCCTCTTAAAATCGCCGCAGTATGTCAATCCCCCCTGCCCCATAACGGGGTGATGTGCACTACGCTGGCGCAACGGCTGGCGATTTTAGCGCCAAACGAACCTTTTGCCGCGATTCCACCTTTGACAAGCCGTCGGCACGCCGTTACTATGCGCCCCGTTCACACGATTCCTCTGTAGTTCAGTCGGTAGAACGGCGGACT
This window encodes:
- the cbl gene encoding HTH-type transcriptional regulator Cbl; the protein is MNFQQLKIIREAARRDYNLTEVAGNLYTSQSGVSRHIRELEEELGVELFVRRGKRLLGMTEPGRALLASAERILNEASNVRRLAELFSNDDSGVLTIATTHTQARYSLPAVIKQFREFYPGVRLALIQGAPEEIEGLLHSGAADIGIASERLNRDPDLTAFPWLRWHHSLLLPREHPLSHEMPLTLESIARWPLITYRQGVTGRSRIDEAFARQGLTPDVVLSAQDSDVIHTYVALGLGVGLVAELADSDDVGEQLVRRDIRHLFGANTVWLGVRRGQLQRNYIWRFIGLCNPTLSLDDIKARALNVDDYAPDYQI
- the nac gene encoding nitrogen assimilation transcriptional regulator NAC, translated to MNLRRLKYFVKIVDIGSLTQAAEVLHIAQPALSQQVATLEGEMDQQLLIRTRRGVTPTEAGKLLYAHARTILRMCDQAQLAVNNVGQSLSGPVSIGLAPGTASSSVTMPLLQTVRAELPDVQIYLHENSGGQLNDKLLNGQLDMAVLYDRAPTAGIISQPLRKESLFVVGTQGNPGPSVDLTQVAQMNLLLPRDYSAVRRRVDEAFSLRRLTAKIAGEIESISTLTAAIASGMGVTVLPESAARLLMGAAGGWMSRITSPTLTLPLSLNLSARLPLSPQAQAVKEILMSRVTRPPLESRELMLVG
- the inaA gene encoding lipopolysaccharide kinase InaA; the encoded protein is MLSQQEIQEFDAWWATEGEWVEEPNQRRNGMSGVQRIERDGKALYVKRMTRHLFHSLRYPFGRPTIVREIQVLNELACAGVNVPKIIYGKALKRNGEWRALLVTEEMAGFCSIDRWYSQHASLPFEDETRQEMLRQIALAFRGMHSINRQHGCCYVRHIFVKTSGQIEAGFLDLEKSRRRWVRSKAVNHDFRQLEKYLSPIPVQDWQQVKAFYYAL